One Gossypium raimondii isolate GPD5lz chromosome 3, ASM2569854v1, whole genome shotgun sequence genomic window carries:
- the LOC105795089 gene encoding 2-carboxy-1,4-naphthoquinone phytyltransferase, chloroplastic isoform X2 — translation MLKPLTTTLSSSCLGSGVRIHHVYFTKHGDLIRSYEGSRFTKTSKGSLHFNSDEQNFSRIGRLKTRCQHQQHVFPNNIAHISADGTHQDQNDVSKATLIWRAIKLPIYSVALVPLTVGGAVAYLQTGLFSARRYMTLLASSVLIITWLNLSNDVYDFDTGADKNKKESVVNLVGSRSGPLIAAYSSLALGFIGLTWASADARNMRSLLLLGCAIFCGYVYQCPPFRLSYQGLGEPLCFAAFGPFATTAFYLLLGSTREIIFLPLTHTVLSASVLVGLTTTLILFCSHFHQIEEDIAVGKMSPLVKMGTERGSMVVKGAVLTLYSLLFSLGLCKALPLTCIVLCALTLPIGKLVVNFVEENHKDKGMIFMAKYYCVRLHALFGAAMTAGLVSARILVK, via the exons ATGTTGAAGCCATTGACGACAACGCTCAGCTCCTCGTGCTTAGGGTCAGGTGTACGGATACACCATGTATACTTCACAAAGCATGGTGACCTTATcag GTCTTATGAAGGGTCTCGTTTTACAAAAACTTCCAAAGGTTCATTGCATTTCAATTctgatgaacaaaatttttccCGAATTGGAAGATTAAAAACCAGGTGCCAGCACCAGCAACATGTATTTCCCAACAATATAGCACACATTTCAGCTGATGGCACTCATCAAGACCAAAATGATGTTTCTAAAGCAACATTGATATGGAGGGCAATTAAGTTGCCGATTTACTCTGTTGCTTTGGTTCCTTTGACT GTAGGTGGTGCAGTTGCTTATTTGCAAACAGGCTTGTTTTCAGCTAGGCGTTATATGACACTCTTGGCTTCTTCCGTTCTTATTATTACTTGGCTCAATTTAAG CAATGATGTCTATGATTTTGATACCGGAGCAGACAAGAACAAAAAGGAATCAGTAGTAAATTTGGTTGGCAG CCGGTCAGGGCCCCTTATTGCTGCCTATTCGTCACTTGCCCTTGGCTTCATTGGGTTGACATGGGCATCTGCAGATGCAAGAAATATGCGTTCATTGTTGCTACTTGGTTGTGCAATCTTTTGTGGTTACGTATATCAG TGCCCACCATTTCGGTTAAGTTACCAAGGATTGGGAGAGCCCTTGTGCTTTGCAGCGTTTGGCCCATTTGCTACCACTGCTTTCTACTTGTTACTGGGCAGCACAAG GGAGATAATCTTCCTCCCCTTGACACACACCGTTCTTTCTGCATCGGTGCTCGTAGGCTTGACGACTACCCTTATTCTGTTCTGTAGCCATTTTCATCAG ATTGAAGAAGATATCGCCGTCGGGAAAATGTCACCTTTG GTAAAGATGGGCACTGAGAGAGGTTCAATGGTTGTGAAAGGGGCAGTCTTAACACTCTATTCTCTTTTATTTAGTCTTGGTCTATGCAAAGCTCTTCCACTAACTTGCATT GTGCTTTGTGCCTTGACCTTACCTATAGGGAAACTGGTGGTTAACTTTGTTGAAGAGAACCACAAG GACAAAGGGATGATCTTCATGGCAAAATATTATTGTGTGAGGTTGCATGCTTTATTTGGAGCTGCAATGACTGCAGGGTTGGTCTCAGCTAGGATacttgttaaatga
- the LOC105795089 gene encoding 2-carboxy-1,4-naphthoquinone phytyltransferase, chloroplastic isoform X1 — protein sequence MLKPLTTTLSSSCLGSGVRIHHVYFTKHGDLIRSYEGSRFTKTSKGSLHFNSDEQNFSRIGRLKTRCQHQQHVFPNNIAHISADGTHQDQNDVSKATLIWRAIKLPIYSVALVPLTVGGAVAYLQTGLFSARRYMTLLASSVLIITWLNLSNDVYDFDTGADKNKKESVVNLVGSRSGPLIAAYSSLALGFIGLTWASADARNMRSLLLLGCAIFCGYVYQVLLQCPPFRLSYQGLGEPLCFAAFGPFATTAFYLLLGSTREIIFLPLTHTVLSASVLVGLTTTLILFCSHFHQIEEDIAVGKMSPLVKMGTERGSMVVKGAVLTLYSLLFSLGLCKALPLTCIVLCALTLPIGKLVVNFVEENHKDKGMIFMAKYYCVRLHALFGAAMTAGLVSARILVK from the exons ATGTTGAAGCCATTGACGACAACGCTCAGCTCCTCGTGCTTAGGGTCAGGTGTACGGATACACCATGTATACTTCACAAAGCATGGTGACCTTATcag GTCTTATGAAGGGTCTCGTTTTACAAAAACTTCCAAAGGTTCATTGCATTTCAATTctgatgaacaaaatttttccCGAATTGGAAGATTAAAAACCAGGTGCCAGCACCAGCAACATGTATTTCCCAACAATATAGCACACATTTCAGCTGATGGCACTCATCAAGACCAAAATGATGTTTCTAAAGCAACATTGATATGGAGGGCAATTAAGTTGCCGATTTACTCTGTTGCTTTGGTTCCTTTGACT GTAGGTGGTGCAGTTGCTTATTTGCAAACAGGCTTGTTTTCAGCTAGGCGTTATATGACACTCTTGGCTTCTTCCGTTCTTATTATTACTTGGCTCAATTTAAG CAATGATGTCTATGATTTTGATACCGGAGCAGACAAGAACAAAAAGGAATCAGTAGTAAATTTGGTTGGCAG CCGGTCAGGGCCCCTTATTGCTGCCTATTCGTCACTTGCCCTTGGCTTCATTGGGTTGACATGGGCATCTGCAGATGCAAGAAATATGCGTTCATTGTTGCTACTTGGTTGTGCAATCTTTTGTGGTTACGTATATCAG GTTCTATTGCAGTGCCCACCATTTCGGTTAAGTTACCAAGGATTGGGAGAGCCCTTGTGCTTTGCAGCGTTTGGCCCATTTGCTACCACTGCTTTCTACTTGTTACTGGGCAGCACAAG GGAGATAATCTTCCTCCCCTTGACACACACCGTTCTTTCTGCATCGGTGCTCGTAGGCTTGACGACTACCCTTATTCTGTTCTGTAGCCATTTTCATCAG ATTGAAGAAGATATCGCCGTCGGGAAAATGTCACCTTTG GTAAAGATGGGCACTGAGAGAGGTTCAATGGTTGTGAAAGGGGCAGTCTTAACACTCTATTCTCTTTTATTTAGTCTTGGTCTATGCAAAGCTCTTCCACTAACTTGCATT GTGCTTTGTGCCTTGACCTTACCTATAGGGAAACTGGTGGTTAACTTTGTTGAAGAGAACCACAAG GACAAAGGGATGATCTTCATGGCAAAATATTATTGTGTGAGGTTGCATGCTTTATTTGGAGCTGCAATGACTGCAGGGTTGGTCTCAGCTAGGATacttgttaaatga
- the LOC105795090 gene encoding 40S ribosomal protein S6-like encodes MRVLALDNFFFFFFVLSDFLCGSTLHVSTFFLQPLSLCYCQTKRTPRFRGYGRRNGGRRRKSVRGCIVSHDLSVLNLVVVKKGENELPGLTDTEKTRMRGPKRASKIRKLFNLSKEDDVRKYVNSYRRTFTTKSGKKVSKAPKIQRLATPLTLQRKLTRIAEKKKRITKAKAEAAEYQKLLAMRLKEQRERGSESLAKRSSKLSAASKPSVVA; translated from the exons ATGAGAGTTCTTGCCTTGGAT aatttctttttctttttctttgttctttctgACTTCCTTTGCGGCTCAACTCTCCATGTTTCCACCTTCTTCCTTCAACCTCTGTCTCTCTGTTACTGCCAAACAAAAC GCACCCCTCGCTTCCGGGGATATGGAAGGCGTAATGGGGGGAGAAGAAGGAAGTCTGTTCGTGGATGCATTGTTAGCCATGACCTGTCTGTTTTGAACTTGGTTGTAGTGAAGAAGGGTGAGAATGAATTGCCTGGGCTGACTGACACTGAAAAGACAAGGATGAGAGGTCCAAAGAGGGCATCCAAGATTAGGAAGCTCTTTAACTTGTCCAAAGAAGATGATGTCCGGAAGTACGTCAACAGTTACAGGAGGACTTTCACAACAAAATCTG GCAAGAAGGTCAGTAAAGCTCCAAAAATCCAGAGGTTGGCAACTCCATTGACACTCCAGAGGAAGCTAACTAGAATtgcagagaagaagaaaagaattaCAAAGGCCAAGGCTGAGGCAGCTGAGTACCAGAAATTGCTTGCCATGAGGTTGAAGGAGCAGAGGGAGCGCGGTAGTGAGAGTTTAGCAAAGAGGAGTTCCAAGCTCTCTGCTGCTTCTAAGCCTTCTGTTGTGGCTTAG
- the LOC105795093 gene encoding 14-3-3 protein 6, whose amino-acid sequence MATPSARDENVYLAKLAEQAERYEEMVKFMENVVSAVPAPDELTVEERNLLSVAYKNVIGARRASWRIVSSIEQKEEGRGNADHVSVIREYRAKIEAELSEICAGILKLLDEKLVPAAGTGDSKVFYLKMKGDYHRYLAEFKTGDDRKAAAENTLTAYKSAQDIANAELAPTHPIRLGLALNFSVFYYEILNSPDRACTLAKQAFDEAIAELDTLGEDSYKDSTLIMQLLRDNLTLWTSDMQDDGTDEIKEAPKQEDEKQP is encoded by the exons ATGGCCACCCCTTCCGCACGTGACGAAAACGTTTACCTGGCGAAACTCGCCGAGCAAGCCGAGCGCTACGAGGAGATGGTCAAGTTCATGGAGAACGTCGTCTCCGCCGTCCCTGCCCCCGACGAACTCACCGTCGAGGAACGGAACCTCCTCTCTGTCGCCTACAAGAACGTGATCGGCGCTCGCCGTGCCTCTTGGCGGATCGTTTCCTCCATCGAGCAGAAAGAGGAAGGACGTGGCAACGCCGACCACGTCTCTGTCATCCGTGAGTACAGGGCCAAGATCGAGGCCGAATTGTCCGAGATTTGCGCCGGAATTTTGAAGCTTCTCGACGAGAAGCTCGTTCCGGCCGCCGGGACCGGTGATTCCAAGGTCTTTTACCTGAAGATGAAGGGAGATTACCATAGGTACTTGGCTGAGTTCAAGACTGGCGATGACAGGAAAGCGGCTGCCGAGAATACGCTCACTGCGTATAAATCTGCTCAG GACATTGCGAATGCAGAGCTGGCCCCAACTCATCCTATTCGATTAGGATTGGCTCTCAACTTTTCCGTCTTCTACTATGAGATCTTGAACTCTCCTGATCGCGCTTGCACTCTTGCGAAACAG GCTTTTGATGAAGCCATTGCCGAGCTGGATACACTTGGAGAGGATTCATACAAGGACAGCACTTTGATAATGCAACTTCTTCGTGATAACCTCACTTTGTGGACCTCAGACATGCAG GATGATGGGACAGATGAAATCAAAGAAGCTCCCAAACAAGAGGATGAGAAACAACCGTGA
- the LOC105795092 gene encoding uncharacterized protein LOC105795092 isoform X2 — translation MLFFYFISLPLTMGMVILTLKYFSSPDVPNYVLFTVGYTWFCSFSIIILVPADIWTTIFGNYSGGISFFWSLTYWSTFLLTWVVVPTIQGYEDAGDFTMVERLKTSLHENLVYYLCVGSIALVGLILFIIFSKNWSGDILGFAMACSNTFGLVTGAFLLGFGLSEIPKGIWKNVDWTFRHKVLSHKVAKMAVKLDDAHQEFSSAIVVAQATLNQITNHDPLRPYMNIIDNILYQMLKEDPSFKPQGGRFGENDMDYNTDHKSMAMLRRRLRIAREEYCRYRSEYSSFVLEALKLEDTVRNYERRNITGWKFVSSIKPERTGKLGPSFDMMEFIWRCVVRKQLEKLLAIILGCISAAILLAEATILPAGVDLSLFSILINSVGKQEMLVQVAAFVPLLYMCICTYFSLFKIGMLMFYSLTPRQTSSVSLLMICSMVARYAPPISYNFLNLIRIPDNRKTIFEKRMGNIDDAVPFFGKGFNKIYPLIMVIYTLLHVTNFFDRVIDYFGNWRIFKFQNQDDDADGFDSSGLIILQKERAWLERGHRVGEHIIPLARNFSSMNVDIEPGSNNTMASAVIGTMSQFKPLNEEVQHVTSRETITKKHSSTREHQNKQASNTKSTLEESTSFKSVMRPKSEKLSSKWELMKSGLVNFKSILEVNNYLPLRQTEENTLSSIASSSESLDDIFQRLKRPTLDLRDYGADNDRMF, via the exons atgttgtttttctatttcatcTCGTTGCCTTTAACAATGGGGATGGTGATTTTGACTTTGAAATATTTCTCGAGTCCAGACGTTCCTAATTATGTTCTTTTCACCGTTGGATATACTTGGTTTTGTTCTTTCTCCATTATCATCCTCGTCCCTGCCGATATTTGGACG ACAATATTTGGTAATTACAGTGGTGGGATATCTTTCTTTTGGAGCCTAACCTATTGGAGTACATTTTTGCTAACTTG GGTTGTGGTGCCTACTATTCAGGGTTATGAAGATGCTGGAGATTTCACTATGGTGGAAAGATTGAAGACTAGTTTACATGAAAACTTGGTCTATTACCTATGTGTTGGTTCTATTGCACTTGTTGGactcattttattcattattttcagcAAAAATTG GAGCGGAGACATTCTTGGTTTTGCCATGGCTTGCTCAAATACTTTTGGACTTGTTACTGGTGCATTCCTCCTTGGCTTTGGTCTTAGTGAAATCCCAAAGGGCATTTGGAAGAATGTGGATTGGACTTTTCGCCATAAAGTTCTTTCACACAAAGTTGCAAAAATGGCTGTTAAACTTGATGATGCTCATCAAGAATTCTCTAGTGCTATAGTA GTTGCTCAAGCGACATTGAATCAGATAACGAACCATGATCCACTAAGACCCTATATGAATATCATTGACAACATATTATATCAAATG TTAAAAGAAGATCCTTCCTTCAAACCTCAAGGTGGAAGGTTTGGGGAGAATGATATGGACTACAATACTGATCACAAATCAATGGCGATGCTTAGACGCCGACTTAGGATAGCTAGAGAGGAATACTGTCGGTACCGAAG TGAATATTCAAGCTTTGTGTTGGAAGCTCTCAAACTGGAAGATACTGTCAGAAACTACGAGCGCCGTAATATAACCGGATG GAAATTCGTTTCAAGTATCAAGCCCGAACGGACAGGCAAGCTAGGACCATCTTTTGATATGATGG AGTTCATATGGCGTTGTGTTGTAAGAAAGCAACTAGAGAAACTCTTGGCAATAATTCTGGGATGTATATCTGCTGCAATTCTTTTAGCAGAAGCTACCATACTGCCCGCTGGTGTTGATTTATCTCTCTTTTCCATTCTCATAAATTCGGTGGGAAAGCAGGAAATGCTTGTCCAG GTTGCTGCTTTCGTCCCTCTGTTGTATATGTGCATCTGCACCTATTTTTCCTTGTTCAAAATCGGAATGTTGATGTTCTATTCATTAACACCAAGACAAACAAGCTCAGTCAGCTTGCTTATGATATGCTC GATGGTTGCGCGATATGCTCCTCCGATTTCATACAACTTTCTCAACCTTATCCGTATCCCTGATAATAGGAAAACGATCTTCGAGAAG AGAATGGGGAACATAGATGATGCTGTCCCTTTCTTTGGTAAAGGATTCAACAAAATCTATCCTCTCATTATGGTTATATACACATTGTTACATGTGACAAACTTCTTTGACCGTGTCATTGATTATTTCGGAAACTGGAGAATATTCAAGTTTCAAAATCAAGACGATGATGCAGATGGATTCGACTCGTCAGGTCTAATTATCTTGCAGAAAG AACGGGCTTGGCTCGAGCGAGGACATAGAGTTGGTGAGCATATTATTCCATTGGCAAGGAATTTCAGCAGCATGAATGTTGACATTGAACCCGGAAGCAACAACACG ATGGCTAGTGCAGTAATTGGAACGATGAGTCAATTTAAACCACTGAATGAAGAGGTTCAACATGTGACAAGCAGAGAAACTATCACTAAGAAACATTCTAGCACAAGAGAACACCAGAACAAGCAAGCATCTAACACGAAGTCAACACTAGAAGAATCAACTTCGTTCAAGAGTGTAATGAGACCGAAATCTGAGAAATTATCCTCGAAATGGGAATTGATGAAGTCCGGTCTTGTAAATTTCAAATCTATCCTAGAAGTGAACAACTACCTCCCTTTACGTCAGACAGAAGAAAACACATTGTCCTCCATCGCTTCCTCGTCTGAATCCCTTGATGATATTTTCCAGAGATTGAAACGACCGACTCTGGACCTTAGAGACTATGGTGCTGACAATGATCGTATGTTTTGA
- the LOC105795092 gene encoding uncharacterized protein LOC105795092 isoform X1 translates to MLFFYFISLPLTMGMVILTLKYFSSPDVPNYVLFTVGYTWFCSFSIIILVPADIWTTIFGNYSGGISFFWSLTYWSTFLLTWVVVPTIQGYEDAGDFTMVERLKTSLHENLVYYLCVGSIALVGLILFIIFSKNWSGDILGFAMACSNTFGLVTGAFLLGFGLSEIPKGIWKNVDWTFRHKVLSHKVAKMAVKLDDAHQEFSSAIVVAQATLNQITNHDPLRPYMNIIDNILYQMLKEDPSFKPQGGRFGENDMDYNTDHKSMAMLRRRLRIAREEYCRYRSEYSSFVLEALKLEDTVRNYERRNITGWKFVSSIKPERTGKLGPSFDMMEFIWRCVVRKQLEKLLAIILGCISAAILLAEATILPAGVDLSLFSILINSVGKQEMLVQVAAFVPLLYMCICTYFSLFKIGMLMFYSLTPRQTSSVSLLMICSMVARYAPPISYNFLNLIRIPDNRKTIFEKRMGNIDDAVPFFGKGFNKIYPLIMVIYTLLHVTNFFDRVIDYFGNWRIFKFQNQDDDADGFDSSGLIILQKERAWLERGHRVGEHIIPLARNFSSMNVDIEPGSNNTQMASAVIGTMSQFKPLNEEVQHVTSRETITKKHSSTREHQNKQASNTKSTLEESTSFKSVMRPKSEKLSSKWELMKSGLVNFKSILEVNNYLPLRQTEENTLSSIASSSESLDDIFQRLKRPTLDLRDYGADNDRMF, encoded by the exons atgttgtttttctatttcatcTCGTTGCCTTTAACAATGGGGATGGTGATTTTGACTTTGAAATATTTCTCGAGTCCAGACGTTCCTAATTATGTTCTTTTCACCGTTGGATATACTTGGTTTTGTTCTTTCTCCATTATCATCCTCGTCCCTGCCGATATTTGGACG ACAATATTTGGTAATTACAGTGGTGGGATATCTTTCTTTTGGAGCCTAACCTATTGGAGTACATTTTTGCTAACTTG GGTTGTGGTGCCTACTATTCAGGGTTATGAAGATGCTGGAGATTTCACTATGGTGGAAAGATTGAAGACTAGTTTACATGAAAACTTGGTCTATTACCTATGTGTTGGTTCTATTGCACTTGTTGGactcattttattcattattttcagcAAAAATTG GAGCGGAGACATTCTTGGTTTTGCCATGGCTTGCTCAAATACTTTTGGACTTGTTACTGGTGCATTCCTCCTTGGCTTTGGTCTTAGTGAAATCCCAAAGGGCATTTGGAAGAATGTGGATTGGACTTTTCGCCATAAAGTTCTTTCACACAAAGTTGCAAAAATGGCTGTTAAACTTGATGATGCTCATCAAGAATTCTCTAGTGCTATAGTA GTTGCTCAAGCGACATTGAATCAGATAACGAACCATGATCCACTAAGACCCTATATGAATATCATTGACAACATATTATATCAAATG TTAAAAGAAGATCCTTCCTTCAAACCTCAAGGTGGAAGGTTTGGGGAGAATGATATGGACTACAATACTGATCACAAATCAATGGCGATGCTTAGACGCCGACTTAGGATAGCTAGAGAGGAATACTGTCGGTACCGAAG TGAATATTCAAGCTTTGTGTTGGAAGCTCTCAAACTGGAAGATACTGTCAGAAACTACGAGCGCCGTAATATAACCGGATG GAAATTCGTTTCAAGTATCAAGCCCGAACGGACAGGCAAGCTAGGACCATCTTTTGATATGATGG AGTTCATATGGCGTTGTGTTGTAAGAAAGCAACTAGAGAAACTCTTGGCAATAATTCTGGGATGTATATCTGCTGCAATTCTTTTAGCAGAAGCTACCATACTGCCCGCTGGTGTTGATTTATCTCTCTTTTCCATTCTCATAAATTCGGTGGGAAAGCAGGAAATGCTTGTCCAG GTTGCTGCTTTCGTCCCTCTGTTGTATATGTGCATCTGCACCTATTTTTCCTTGTTCAAAATCGGAATGTTGATGTTCTATTCATTAACACCAAGACAAACAAGCTCAGTCAGCTTGCTTATGATATGCTC GATGGTTGCGCGATATGCTCCTCCGATTTCATACAACTTTCTCAACCTTATCCGTATCCCTGATAATAGGAAAACGATCTTCGAGAAG AGAATGGGGAACATAGATGATGCTGTCCCTTTCTTTGGTAAAGGATTCAACAAAATCTATCCTCTCATTATGGTTATATACACATTGTTACATGTGACAAACTTCTTTGACCGTGTCATTGATTATTTCGGAAACTGGAGAATATTCAAGTTTCAAAATCAAGACGATGATGCAGATGGATTCGACTCGTCAGGTCTAATTATCTTGCAGAAAG AACGGGCTTGGCTCGAGCGAGGACATAGAGTTGGTGAGCATATTATTCCATTGGCAAGGAATTTCAGCAGCATGAATGTTGACATTGAACCCGGAAGCAACAACACG CAGATGGCTAGTGCAGTAATTGGAACGATGAGTCAATTTAAACCACTGAATGAAGAGGTTCAACATGTGACAAGCAGAGAAACTATCACTAAGAAACATTCTAGCACAAGAGAACACCAGAACAAGCAAGCATCTAACACGAAGTCAACACTAGAAGAATCAACTTCGTTCAAGAGTGTAATGAGACCGAAATCTGAGAAATTATCCTCGAAATGGGAATTGATGAAGTCCGGTCTTGTAAATTTCAAATCTATCCTAGAAGTGAACAACTACCTCCCTTTACGTCAGACAGAAGAAAACACATTGTCCTCCATCGCTTCCTCGTCTGAATCCCTTGATGATATTTTCCAGAGATTGAAACGACCGACTCTGGACCTTAGAGACTATGGTGCTGACAATGATCGTATGTTTTGA